A window from Cryptomeria japonica chromosome 1, Sugi_1.0, whole genome shotgun sequence encodes these proteins:
- the LOC131042267 gene encoding UDP-glycosyltransferase 91B1-like, with translation MEEERMEQIHALMFPWLAQGHIGPFFQLSKRLAHHGLKVTFLSTPRNITKIRPLLLHENGKIDLVQLPLPAVEGLLAGAESTSDVPNEMEALLKTALDALEQPFEDLLHRLLPDYVVYDFSQYWAATVAAKFGIPAIFFLTFNAASCSYLLHPSRDMEEKTTVEDLIVPPPAYPSTRVVWRPFEARYIVGALKDNNGQISVMQRFFKSVHGCSFIIIRSCLEMEDKFIQYLEKVIGKAVVPVGLLLPDLPQKRISEQESLCLRWLDKHPDSSVVYVSFESECFLSKEHIDALALGLEATGLPFLWVLRFPRFSKEGCSASSLLPEGFESRTGDRGLVYSEWAPQLQILAHPSVGLFLSHSGWSSVVEAVKFGVKLVLVPMNVDQGLNARLVGGELKLGLELEREEDGSFTEDQIRTAVLKVMKEECEEVITVKSRMSEMRESIFGDSGLEEKYIREFIKRLKVSKPPNQSGGQ, from the exons ATGGAGGAAGAAAGAATGGAGCAGATTCATGCGCTCATGTTTCCCTGGCTCGCACAGGGCCACATCGGGCCTTTCTTCCAGCTTTCCAAAAGGCTTGCTCACCATGGACTCAAAGTAACATTCCTCTCCACACCGCGTAACATTACAAAAATTAGGCCATTGTTACTACATGAGAATGGGAAGATCGATCTTGTGCAGCTGCCGCTGCCAGCGGTGGAGGGGCTACTAGCCGGCGCAGAGAGCACCTCCGACGTCCCCAATGAAATGGAAGCCTTATTAAAGACGGCGCTGGATGCCCTGGAGCAGCCATTTGAAGACCTCTTACACCGGCTCTTACCTGATTACGTGGTCTACGACTTTTCACAGTACTGGGCTGCAACTGTTGCTGCCAAGTTTGGTATTCCGGCAATTTTCTTCCTCACTTTTAACGCTGCATCATGTAGTTATCTTCTTCATCCCAGCAGAGACATGGAAGAGAAAACCACTGTTGAGGACTTGATCGTACCCCCGCCTGCTTACCCATCTACTCGAGTTGTTTGGCGGCCCTTCGAAGCGCGGTATATTGTAGGTGCTTTGAAAGACAATAACGGGCAGATCTCAGTCATGCAGCGCTTCTTTAAATCAGTGCATGGATGTTCCTTTATTATCATCAGATCGTGCTTGGAAATGGAAGACAAGTTTATACAATATCTGGAGAAAGTTATCGGGAAGGCAGTGGTTCCTGTTGGTCTTTTGCTACCGGATCTTCCCCAAAAGAGGATTTCAGAGCAGGAATCCTTATGTCTAAGATGGTTGGACAAGCACCCGGATTCGTCTGTTGTGTATGTATCGTTTGAAAGCGAATGTTTTCTATCGAAAGAGCATATCGATGCGCTGGCACTTGGCTTAGAGGCGACGGGCCTGCCGTTTCTGTGGGTGTTGCGCTTCCCTCGCTTTTCTAAGGAGGGATGCAGTGCGTCCAGCTTACTACCCGAGGGTTTTGAGTCTCGAACTGGAGACCGAGGGCTTGTTTACAGCGAGTGGGCGCCGCAGCTGCAGATTCTTGCGCATCCATCGGTGGGTTTGTTTCTGAGCCACTCGGGATGGAGCTCTGTGGTGGAGGCAGTGAAGTTTGGAGTGAAACTTGTACTTGTTCCCATGAATGTGGACCAGGGTCTTAACGCCAGGCTTGTGGGAGGAGAACTTAAGTTGGGGTTGGAACTGGAAAGAGAAGAGGATGGCAGTTTCACGGAGGATCAGATTCGAACGGCCGTGCTTAAGGTGATGAAGGAAGAGTGCGAGGAGGTAATAACTGTGAAATCGAGAATGAGTGAAATGAGAGAGAGCATATTTGGCGACAGCGGATTAGAAGAAAAATACATCAGGGAGTTTATCAAACGCCTGAAGGTCTCTAAACCACCGAATCAGTCTG GTGGGCAATGA